Proteins found in one Amblyraja radiata isolate CabotCenter1 chromosome 15, sAmbRad1.1.pri, whole genome shotgun sequence genomic segment:
- the abraxas2 gene encoding BRISC complex subunit Abraxas 2 yields MAASVSGYTFSSLVYHHANSPSDHEGFLLGDVKQLETFSISDSHISNTELLQVIEIHNHEPGYQLFSFYDYAGRVDEESLDRILKGRRKNVIGWYRFRRNTLQQMSYREHIIHKQLTNILGVPDLVFLLFSFISTANNSTHALEYVLFRPSRRYDQRVSLTIPNLGNTSQQEYKSSSVPNTSWNYDKVVTEHGAEFFDKDGVIKDIRAIYQVYNALQEKLQTVCGEVEKSEQTVESYLLEVDKLKKQIARRKREIEEEKKLQEAAMNRGIAEENSVHVLNLRTSPGQVMEVQMQESLDTTNALLPNSDLSDITARGNMQVMSSVYVPRLQGVGSAGKASASTSAQNYYGSQMGSPQSQIAHGVTVNNEEDNYESLHEPSETSDSEYTALGEMCPNSHPNEDTNQTSQI; encoded by the exons ATGGCCGCCTCCGTCTCGGGCTACACTTTCAGTTCTCTGGTCTATCATCACGCAAACAGCCCCTCGGACCAC GAAGGATTCCTTTTGGGTGATGTAAAACAACTTGAGACTTTCAGTATTAGTGATTCACATATCAGCAACACGGAGCTGCTGCAAGTTATAG AAATCCATAATCATGAGCCTGGTTATCAACTCTTTAG TTTTTATGACTATGCAGGAAGGGTTGATGAAGAGAGTCTGGATAGAATCCTCAAAGGAAGGAGGAAA AATGTTATTGGCTGGTACAGATTTAGAAGGAATACACTGCAGCAGATGTCCTACAGAGAGCACATTATCCATAAGCAGTTGACAAACATCCTTGGAGTGCCTGATCTAGTCTTCCTTCTGTTTAGTTTCATCTCCACAGCAAACAACTCAACGCATGCTTTGGAATATGTGTTGTTTAGACCCAGTCGCCG GTATGATCAGCGAGTTTCACTCACAATTCCCAATTTGGGGAACACTAGTCAGCAAGAATACAAGAGTTCCTCAGTGCCAAACACATCCTGGAATTATGACAAAGTGGTAACGGAACACGG CGCTGAGTTCTTTGACAAAGATGGAGTGATTAAAGATATCAGGGCCATTTATCAGGTGTACAATGCACTTCAAGAAAAACTGCAA ACAGTATGTGGAGAAGTGGAAAAGAGTGAACAAACAGTTGAAAGTTATCTTCTAGAAGTGGATAAACTGAAGAaacaaatagcacgcaggaaAAGAGAGATTGAAGAGGAAAAGA AACTTCAAGAAGCTGCAATGAATAGAGGAATAGCTGAAGAAAATTCAGTTCATGTGCTTAATCTGAGGACCAGTCCTGGACAAGTAATGGAAGTACAAATGCAAGAAAGTTTGGACACTACTAATGCTCTGTTGCCTAATTCTGATCTATCTGATATCACTGCTAGGGGCAATATGCAGGTGATGAGTAGCGTTTATGTGCCTCGGTTACAGGGTGTGGGTTCTGCTGGCAAAGCTTCAGCAAGCACAAGTGCTCAAAACTACTATGGAAGCCAAATGGGGAGTCCCCAGTCTCAAATAGCACATGGAGTTACTGTTAATAACGAAGAGGACAATTATGAAAGCTTGCACGAACCTTCAGAAACGTCTGACAGTGAATACACTGCATTAGGCGAAATGTGTCCGAATTCACATCCAAATGAAGATACAAATCAAACATCACAAATATAA